The genomic stretch tgctttttaattttctggtaGAAAATATAGATGACTGAGAGACACTTCATTAGGAATATATCTCTATTGCCTGTTTTTAGAATATTTGAAATGCTTTCCATATAACCTTTGGAGTTCTTAATGTATACTTGAACAGGGTATTTTAGAAGTTGATTTcagacatgtatatatgtaaggtTATCACTCTTGGTGAGTCACTTATGTTTCTCAAGCATTCTAAATAATTTTGCAGATGTTTATACCTTATTAATTTAGTAACTGAGAAATATATTGTTGTATCGAtcaaatatttcatgtttcttcaaactcacagattagTAGGCTTTTTCACATGCACATGATGAGGATATGTGTGCTTCTTGTCGTTTGGATAAAAGATATTCAGTGTCGCTACTTATTATGGTCCTATTAAGAGACATAAAGTGCTTAGAAATACCATACATTATTAttggtatataaataaaaaatttaaggtaTTATCTCTTTCTAAGGGTATGTTTTGGTTGATTTTTTCAACCCGACACAAGATAAAATTATCTGGAAAGATATACCTGGGTTCAGAAAATGCTTCCTTTAAAATTGTTTGTAGGAAGGTATGGAGGTCAaattcttgattagtgattgatgtgagtgTGTAGCCCTTTGGGAGCAGTGCCCCTTCTctgcaggtggtcctgagtgctgagcaagccatgaggatcaAGCAAGGAATCAGTGTtcctcatggcttctgcttcGGTTCCTACCTCCGGGTTCCAGCCTTGAATTAATGCTCTGACTTCTTTCAATAAAGGACTGtgatgtataaatataaaatgacataAACCCTTTTCATCCCAAGTtaactttggtcatggtgttttattgaaGCAATAGAACAAGTAACTAAGAGAGAAATTGGTACTAGTCATGTGGGATATTATTGTGACACATCTGACTGTGTATTTAGGAAGGATTATGAATGAACTTTGTAACTCTGGGATATAAAACTATTGAGTGTTTAGAAATTAATGGACTACTGTGGGAACTTACAAGGCAATGCAGAGGGCAGTGTAgatgatggaggcctggcttggaAACATCAGAAGGAAGGATAAGTGTCCTACAAAGAAACTAATAAGGTGACTCAGTATTTTGAATTACAAATCTGTGATTCTTGTCAGCTGATACTGAAGAATTggctgtgattaagaagagaccagcattaCTGAGGTGTAACCTGGGAAGTGTCTTCTCACTCTCAGTACACAGAACTGAAGTTGTGGTCCAGAGTGGAGCAGGCTGTACTTTGTGCTGACAAACTTTGTAATGTGAAAGACTCAGCCAGGTGCTACTGGTTTTGGAGGCTTGCTGGGGTCATAAGGAACAACTGAGGCTTGCTTCTGTGAAAGGCCATGGAGAGCCCTTTATAAAGATGGAACCCAGGTGCAATGGGGACCCCAGTATTTTGAGCTGACAGTACTGTGCGATGACCAACAGGGATAGCAACAGGTGTGGAGAGAGGTGCCCTAAGCATAGTAGAAtcactgtgtgtgttgtgtgtttggaTAGAAGAGCAAGAGAAATGGAGCTGCCAAGGCCCATTGGAGATCAGAAAATCTTTTCATACTgctgaattttaattttcttttgattttaatgtAATTATGACTTGTTTTTCCCCTCTTGGAATGACAAGGTAGGTaacttattgttttattttgtaagagcTTAAAGTTGAGACCCTTTGATATTTCATTGAGACATTGGGTATTTTAGAGAGGCTTTGAAATTTGGAAGAGATTTTAGGTGTTTGAAAGAGACTGAACATTTCAAGTGTTCAGCATTTTAGCAGTGAGGCTGAACACATATTGATATACAGGATCTATAGATTCACAGTGACACAGATATATGGTATTGTGTAATATGGAAATTCTTTTAAGGTTGGGATTAGTCTAAATTCAAAAGCAACAACACTTCAATATCGAAATGAATGTTCTCATATAAATGGGATCCATAAAAATTACACATAATCTTTGCCATCATTTATCTGGTTGTATTTGAAACAGTTGTGTTTTCCCAAGTAGCAACCCCCCCAAAAACTTTCTATTGTAATTTTCTCTGGGGTCTCGAGATCGGtattgtataaaaattagaatgctGAAGAAGGAAATTTTACTGTTGAGACCAGTTTTCATCTTCTCCTTGAATATGTagataatctatttttaataccCTGcagcaatttttattaatctgttaCATTAGGGCTTACGGAGTATGTCTTTTCTTCATACTCATCATTTTTTCCTCTCATGTGTCCTTGTGTGGACACcaaagaagaatggaaaaagaacacAGGATTTTAACACTCATAGTGCAAACTCTAAACACTGCAGCAATGATTCGTCCAACACTTTTCTTCCCCCACAACTGTCATTGGCCTAAGTCACCTAACATGGCTATTGGAGAAGGATTTCCTAAAGTTATTTATTAATACAGAAGTTCTATATCCATTTTTGCACAGTGGCACAGCTTGTATTTAactctgtttttctctcacaTGCAATTATGGACATTATCATTTTTGGTCATTCACTCACACAGGAATAACGCTGTTTTAAAATTGTCTGGATATGTATGTAATTCTAtctccatttttatcttttagtacTGTCCATAATATTAGGGATAATGAGTGAATACAAGAAAATTGTTCTTCTAAAAGGATTAGAGCGTATGGAAGACTACCACTTTAGGATAATTAGGTCCTTACTAAGAAAAGGCCTACACCTGTCTGAAAGGATGCAGAATGATTATGACAGAATTCAGATTGCTGACCTGATGGAGGAGACGTTCCCAAAAGATGCTGGACTCGGCAAACTGATAGGATTTTGTCAAGAAAATAAAGATCTTAAACACCTTGTTGAAGATCTTAAAGCAGAGAAGGCAAAAGGTAACAAGGGGAAGCTTCCTGGACAATCATTCCTTCCCCACCCTTCCCAAATGTCTAGCTCCCTGCAGTGATCAGAGTTGATATGTCCCTTTCCCATTGTATGCCTTAGAAACTATGGGGGTGGAATCTGTTCTGACGTCAGCAAGTTAACGATTTTGAAAAATCCTTTCTTACCAAGAAACTTGATATATTTCTCTGTAGACATCTTTTGCTTTGGAGGAAACTGAACCAAAAAGCAGTTGTTGAGATAGATTAGTATACTTAACatgatagaaaaacaaaaaatgatagagtaaaaattgaaaaaaaactcatttaaagcatttaaataGAGTAAATTTAATACTTGATTAACAATGCATACCCTCTAATTAATACCTTTTCTGGTAATAAATGTGATTTAATATTTAAGTAGATGCCCCACATTTTAAAGGTGTGAAATAGTTTCTCTTTATAAAGTCActaggtttaaaaaaatattagaaataatggTACAGAACTCTGACCCAAGAATTTAGCATAAGGAAGCTCAGTCAAAAAGACCTGCAGATTGACTTACATAGAAAAAGTACTCTGAGTTACATAGAAAGATATATCCCCAACATAGAAGTCAAAATCCAATATTACTACTTTGTTATATCAAATATCAAGTCataattctttctctgtttctatgatTTGGAATTATCTTCTTTAGAACATAACCTACTGGTATTATCATAAAAGTTTCATGCTTTTAAAATCAATCTATGGGATAAGAGGGTTGGGAGAGGGTTATACCACTTACTGAAATAGAATCAACAGAAGTTCACAAGATGGAAGAGCTGATTCCACTATACCTGGGATGCACAAAAATCCCCTGAGATGTGAATATATCTGACTTAGTACCACTGGTGGCCTTCTGTCTACGTAGAGTCTCcgcagcagaagaaagaaaaagcagagacaCAAATAGAGATGAAATAGTTCTTGTTATTGTTAAACGATATTTGATCACAGTTTCCACCTGGAAATTGTGTTatttactgtttctttctttcttttttttttttttgggggggggggggttgttgttgtttttggtttttttttttttccagacatctTCCATGACTTTATTAAAAACTGTTTCCAGGTTTGTTGTGGCTCAACcctagcacacacttttaatccaagacctttctgcttgaatattgtaaacaggattaaataaagtcaaccagAGGTCAAGAATcagagcaagcaaccagttgacaggaagCGTACAtagattttttaagaaaaaaaaaaccatcaagagTAAGAGAGAGTTAGCTTGATGGATGGTTAGAGAGAAGCACAGGATGTAGACGTGAGGGAAATTGAGGTTGAGAGGTTTTAGTTTGAGTTGATACAGAAAAAGGGTGACCATGGGATGCCAGTGGACTAGGAAGGTCAGCTGgatcctttctctgtttctgtagagctagcaggctttcacctcaacatctggctcctgagtctttattggtaaaactGAATGGTGGAGGTTTTGTTAAAAACAACGTGAATTCATTGCCTTTCTGTAAAATCATTAATAAAAGTAGAATAAACTATCcatttcagttttgaaaacagaaatgaaaataaataattcctaatgaGCTTCATTTCCATGGATTTACTGTGATTTCTTTATCCCTAtagttgaaaaacaaaagaaaagaaagaagacaactgCAGGGGAAGGAAAGCAAGGGGAGCCCAGTGGTTCCCACACTCTTTCCTCCAGTAATGCACCTTCTTCAGAGGTAAGGTGGCTAATTGCCCAACAATGTTTCCACTCAAATACCACCCCTTTTTAATTCTTTAGGAATATGTAGGACTGTACCTATCTCATCCAAGGCTCTGTGAGAATGAGGTTTGAAGTCGACAAATTCATGGTGACCTCTTACTCACTGTGTGTCATATTTACCATGTGCTCTAACTGGTACAGTATAACCCCCACCCAAGGATGCAAACAAAAAATCACTATCTGGCCTTTTAAAGAGCACTTACTGAAATAGCAGTTGCTTTGGGATGTAGCTcttaaaaacattcattttaaatatggGCTATGTATTTCTGCACCCAATACTCTTCTGATACCACAAGGATAAATTGGGTGAGATTAATGAAATTTTTCTACTCCTCTATGAGACAGTGTTATATGTCTTAGCTAGGGTTCACATTACTCTGAAGAGATGTCATGACTACAgcaattcttattattttttttaaaaagacacatttgtttggggcttgcttacattcagagggttagtccattattatcatggtgggaagcatggcagtatgcaggcaaaCATTGTGCTCGAGAgctagctgagagttctacatcttcatAGGTAGCAGTAAcaaagagtgacactgggcctgccTTGATCATCTGAAAgctcagtgacacattttctccaacaaagtacacctaccccaacaaggccatacctcctaatactgACACTCCCTGGTGATGaagcattcaaatctgtgagtctatggggccattcttactcaaccCAACACACTATACAGTCCACCTTTTAAGAGTGAGGTATGCACAATGAGAAAAAATACAATTAGAACtccaaaataagcaaaagatTCTTGTGGTTCTGAGAATATTATGTGTTACCTTATACTAAAGCCATTACTAAAGTCTGGGGATAAAACTGTATAGGAAAGCACAATTTAGCAGGCACAAAGCCTGGGGTTCAATTTTCAGTACATgggaaaatcaataaagaaaaccattttctttctgaaaaaggaaaaacaaactgcAGAAACTGAAAGTGGCAAAAAAAGGAAGCTTACCCAAGAGCAGACTCAGCTTCTAGAACCTCCAGGaagcaacacacagaaagatGAAGGTTGTCTCCAGACTTCTCAGAAGCCTCCAACATCGTCCagcaattcctccaacaaggtacCACTTTCCTATTCCCAGTGCTTGCCCCTTCCCAAAGCTTATCACTGGGCTCACCACTGACCCCGTACTACAAAGATTTCCATCATGTTAGTAAATAGCTTATTATCTAATTATGTATCATAGTCTCTGTGGTATTGAAAAGGTAAGTACTTATGAAATGATTTCTATGGCTGTCAACCAACTTTCTGCTTAGGGTTCAGAAGGAAGTATAGAGGAGACAGATAGAGATGAACACTGGAATATATCAATCCTCAGTGACTACTTTCTCCTCAGCCCTTTTCCCTTTGCTGGTGATCCAATTTCAGGGGTTATTCTCATCATTCTGTGTTCCTCTTagcatgttttttttatttattaaaaatttccacttcctcccctcctcccatttcccttccactccccccactctccctcccctccctctccagtcctaagagcagtcagggtttcctgtcctgtgggaagtccaaggtcctccccccttcatccaggtctaggaaggtgagcatccaaacaggctaggctcccataGGGCCAGtttatgcagtagaatcaaaacccagtgccattgtccttggcttctcagtcaaccctcattgtcagccacattcagagagtccagtttgatcacatgttccatcagtcccagtccagctgtccttggtgagctccaattagatcagtcccaccgtctcagtgggtggacacacccctcacggtcctgacttccttgctcatgttctccgtcttgtgctcctcatttggaccttgggagctcagtccagtgctccaatgtgggtctctgtctctatctccatccattggttccagacccaaaaagaggaatatggtatgtactcactcataagcgaattctagccataaacaaaggacattgagccgatagttcgtgatcctagagaagctaaataagaaggtgaacccaaagaaaaacatatagttatcctcctggatattagaagttgACAAGATCTCCgggcaaaatttgggagcaggggGTGGGAGTAGATTGGGGGataggggagatggggagagagaagagagagggggaggattggggagagcttgggggaatgggataattgagatggaggaagggtggatatgggagcagggaagaagttatcctaaccaagggagccattttagggttggctagagtcttggctctagaggggttcccagatgtttaaggggatttccccaactagttccgtgggcagcagaggtgagggtgactgaactggccttatcctattgccacactgatgaatatcttgcatatcaccttagcATGTTTTTTTGATGCATGCTCTTTCCCTTCCTTGAAGTCTTTATCCCTGTCTATCATTAACCAAATACCATAGAACTTAAGTGGTCATTTTTGCTACGAGTCAGATTCAGACCCCTCTCAGGCATACACTAAACTCTCCCAGACATTCCTCATCAAAGGGAATGAATTCCTGTTCCCAGTTTGATGCCTTCTTAATATAATTGCAACAACCATAGCCTTGAGAGAACTAACCTCTTAATCATGTACTTTATTGTATATGTTGCCCATTCATCATGCATGTATTTTGAGATCATGACTGCAATTTACAGAAATGTCCTTATTTTCTTGCATGGTACAATTGTACTGAACCCTTGATATGACCAACATTTGATCTTTTTAAATGATAGAGTCCTATTGCTTAGCATGGGAACTCCTTAGACACATCTAATTAACTGTGTTTGTAGATGATGACAGCAATATAATTGATATGTACACAAGTCTAGAAAATAGGCTACAGCTAGTAAACATTTTGGCTAGAATGGCATCAGCTTCACAGCAATTGTTGAATTTTAGAAACTTTTACCTTGGATCAAAACCATAAAGAGAAACCAGTAAAAAATGACCTTTACAGTTTTACGAAGGTATTTGCATACTAACTTCCCTTtgcttttaaagcaaaatatatagtctttaaaatttttgtagtgatatttcactgtattttaataaataaagttgcctgaagttcagagagtaaaacagccacattgaTCAGTCTTAAAGacctggcagtggtgacacatacctttaatcccagtagccacactagtgtgggcagtagtggtgcacgcctttaatcccagcaccggagaAGACTATAAAACAGGGGGAGACAGCTCTCttgacagtctcattctgagattcctggaggcaggatcaccatttcggctgaggtagaggtaagagtcagtggctggccattttgtttttctggccttcaggttgaaccccagtttctgtctctgggttttcttttttaattaatcatgctGCAGTTTTATACCGCTAAGATTATGAAAGTGTAGTGAATGCTCTAACCAGATCTGTTGCCTGAAATATAAGTAGTTCTCACATATGTAGAAGTTGTATTAAACTGGAGTCGTGGTCATTTTAAAGACCTAAACAAAGGTTTCAATGAGTTCAGATGTCCCTCAGGCATCTTAGTTACTCTGTGAACTGAGCTCCATCATAATTCAATAAATCCACCTAAGTGAATCAATTTTTAGCATACCTGTCACACAATTTCCATCACATCATCTGAAGGTATGTGGGGGTTGGCTCCCTGTGTGCACAATAAGGATCAAATATTTGATGGATTGGAAAGTCAACATGAAGAAAAGTACAGAAATAGCCAATTTTACTACATGCTTAGTTTCCCACGAAATaatactgagaattgaaccagaCCAAGAAATATTTGGCCAGTTTTGTAAGATACTTTGAGCTAGTATTCCATCCCAGACCAGAGAAAATTCAATACCGGACTTTTAAGAGAAGTTGTAATATCTAATAGTAAGAGTGAAGACTAGGTGTAAAGTATGTTCTAAATAATTCCATCAGCCCAGGAGCAAGCTGGCAGGGTAAAAGTTCTCGTTACAGAGgggaaaatgaataaaagcacTTGGTCTCATTTTCAAAAACCAGTAAACAGTATTAAAAAATCTCAatcctatttttctttagaaacagaaaaccacaaaTACCAAAAAACAGAGTACTCTAAAGACAGATGATTCCCAGACAAAACACCAGCTTCTAGGATTGTCAGCAACCAGCAACTCGTCAGCTGCATGGGAAGGCCAGACTCTTCTGGGGCTCGCAGCAACAGCTTCTAGCAGCTTCCACACTCCCCAGACACCTCCAGAAACATGCGACTCTTTAAAAACGTCTCAAGACTCTCCATCACCACCCTGCCAAAGTTTTCCAATATCTCCAGTATCAGACTCTAGCATCCATCTGAACTCTCCCGTGACTCTAACACTATCCAATGATGTCCAAACTCCTTATGTACCTTCAGCAACAGCATCCAATAATGTCTGGGTCCCTAGTGTGCCTTCAGAAAGGATGTCCAGTTCTCTCAGTGCTCCTCAGATGTCTCCAGTATCAGGGTCCATCAGTGCCCAGAACCTTCACCTACTTACAACAGCAGCATTCAATAGCATGCAGATTCTTCACAATCCTCAAACAGTAGCATCCAGAAGTGCCCAAACCCCTAGAGTACCTGCAACATTGAAAAGCAAAGCCCAGGTCATAAAGACGCCTCTAGCAGCAGCATCCAGCAGTGTTCAGGTGCCCCACGCTCTTCCAGGGGCAGTGTCCAGAAATGTCAGCACCACTCAGGTGCCTCAAAGAACAACAGGCAGTAGCATTCAGACTCTTAACCCTGCTAGAGTAAACGTACCCAGGAATGCTCAGGTCCCAGGTCCCTTAGCAACAGTACCTGCTtatttcctgacttctttgccATCTCCAGCAACAGCATCTAGTAGTGTCCAGGTACTTCCACTAACAACATCCAACAGTCTTCCAGATCCTCGGGTGCCTAGACCAATAGCGACAAGTAGAATCCAGACCACTCAAATGCATCCAGCAGCAGTATCCAGCTTCATCCAGGCTCCTCATGCTCCTCCACTGACAGTCTCCAGAAGTGTGTGCCCCACTCAAGTGCCTCAAGGAGCAGCATCCAGTACTGGTCAAACTCTTCCCTGTCCTAAAGTAAAAGCACCTACATGTGCCCTGGCTCCCCAGATGCCTTCAGCAACAACATCTGAAAGTCTCCTAGcacaatgtacatctctaccaaAAGCATCCCAAAGTCTCCTGGCTCCAATGGGGTCTCCAGCAACTACCAGCAGCAGTTCATGCAGGGTAATGGCTTCCTACTCTCACAGTATAATGACGAAAATTAGCACATGCTTGCAAGAATTCTTCATTAATCTATATGGACACATAATCTTTTACTTAAATAATCactatttttattgtgtataattaCTGGCACTTCCCTACATCCAATTTTCGAATACTTTGTATATTCTACTCCATTAAGAAAATGTCTGACTCAACGATCACCTGATCAAGCCTACTCTTAAAGTGTATGCTGGGTCACGTGTTTATGTAATTTTGCACGTTATACCTTTTGTCAAGGTGTTGTTTTCCGATTGTGAATCACTGCTGCAATTGTATCGGAAGTGCACTTCCTGATGTTAGAACACATCAGTTGGTACTCAGAGTTAAGCCCCATCACCCACAGCGTGAAATCTGCATGTTTCCAAGTCAAGGGTCAGAGAGTGCTTCAGTTATAGATGCCCCCCTGCGCTGGTACCCAGGTAGGCCGTGActgtcctcctgcttcctccttcagTTCTACAGTGTTGCCTCCATTTCAAAGTGCTCTCCTGATGCTCAGAAATGGAGTAGGGTACTGAGAAGGCAGGTGATCAAAGTAAAATGAACAAAGTAACATGAACATTTTCTGATTCCAGGATTCTCCTCCATGCCTGTGTAGAAAAAGAAGAGCTACTAGCATGAACCCTTTCTGAGTAAAATATTTCAGGGTATCTTCCTAGACTGCCCACCTATCCCTATTACAAGAAAGCTCTAATATTTAGTCCAGGTTTTGTAATCAAACTCTTCCAAATGTTTCTAGAATAAAAACTTGACTAGAGCTTAGAGCCTTTCAATTCAGTCCCCACAAATATAAGTATAAACCCTTTACCTACCAAGTAACATTCATATTAACTAGAATAACTAGATAATAAATATCCATTTTTCACTTTATCTAGATTATAGTATGGCAGTCATTGTTTAGATGTTCTCCACTTTACTTAGTGGAGTTGTGCCTTATGATCTGTCTGAATTATGCATGTTTAtcctgtgtgtgttttatgtagaCACCAAGGATGGGAAACATACCCAAGGAACCTGCTAAGAAAGAAGGTTATCATCGAGAACCCAAAGAAGTGATGGTTTTGAAAGTAACAGAACCATTTACTTATGATTTGATTAATGACAAAAGGATGTTCCATGCCACAGTGGCGACCGAGAATGAATTCTTCAGAGTGAAGATTTTTGATCCAGTTCTAAAGAACAAGTTCATTCCAAATAAGATTATTGTCATATCAAATTATTTTGGCTCAAATGGGTTTCTGGAAATACATGAAGCTTCCTGTGTGTCTGATGTAGACATGAACAGAACAATGGCTATCtcaaaaacactgaggaaaaGAGCCAATGCAACTCCTAAAATTAGGGATCTTTTCTCGCAGGCACAGGGGACGTATGTGAATGGAGAGTTTGTGGTATACAAGGTAAGCCATTGCGGTACTGTGGAATTCCTTTTGCAGTCTGGGATTTTAAGTTTTAACTTGTCACTGGAATTTGCTCAACTTATTTAACACAGGAAGTAACTGCTCTTCGTATCAGAAAGAGATGAATACGGTTTTCTCATTTAGGGATTGGGGGAGTCTCTTATCATTCTTCTCCATAAGGTAAAACCATGAAAAATCTTTAGAAATTGATTCATCAATAACTTTGGCATTTTCCTGGCTATGACAATCAATTATATCAATCTTATTCCTAGATAATGTTCAGTTTATAGCACACTCTCCTTTTAGATTCTATTTCTTTGATAGCTTCCATACCCATATTATTGGCAACTCAGTTGCCAAAACAGCCAAACTCAAAGCCTCCATACAGTGAGAGATGATGAGAATAAAAAACAAGAGACTATTCTGCTCCAGATTGAAGCCATGAGCAACAAGCCAAGATTATTTCTTTAATGTGTtctcattatatataatattctttacATTGTATCAAGCTATTTTGATAGGGTGACTAATGTTTGAAACAATGAAAGGAAGAGGAGTTTAACAGTCTAGTTTAATTTCACATTTATAACTAGGCACAATGGAAGTGAGGAAATTCTAGGAAATCTAAGACTTTCTGGTGTTTCTTTAAGTGCCGATGCACCAATTCACTAGTATGCTTGTTAAGTGTATGATTTCATAACTCATCGTTTGTGAATCAGCcatggctttttaattttatctatgcTGTCTTTGACTGTGCTGGTGCATTTGGTTACACAATTCATAAGTAAACCAAGTGGGACACAAACATAAATGCCAGAACTAAAAGCTGTAGATCAACCTATGAGGGGTCAGGAAGGAGTAGAGTAAACAATGTGTGCACTGAG from Arvicola amphibius chromosome 12, mArvAmp1.2, whole genome shotgun sequence encodes the following:
- the LOC119827054 gene encoding gamma-interferon-inducible protein 16-like translates to MSAYIYFHLLGLSIILGIMSEYKRIILLNGLECMEDNHFRMIKSILRKKLNLSKKMQDDYDRIQIADQMEDTFPKDAGLDELIDVCQSIKELEGLAKTLKAEKAKVQKQKKGKNKTALGKRKQDAPSSSQSLSTGNESNKNKPPSKKKRKMPTKIEDGKKRKLTQEQTQLPEPSGSYILKDEGCLQTSHSPPPTPLSSSSNKTPRTGNIPAEPAKEEGYHQESKEVMVLKVTEPFTYDLIDDKRMFHATVATENEFFRVKIFDPVLKNKFIPNKIIAISNYFGLNGFLEIHEASCVSDVDMNRTMAISKTLRQRANATPKIRDLFSQAQGTYVNGEFVVYKKTERNPFIYYGIEDDTGNMEVVVYGRLTSIKCEPGQKLRLVCFELSSSKDTWQLKSVRHSNMQSTEILLCYQQTAQHHCVNLEKLSSQVLSIILGIMSEYKKIVLLKGLERMEDYHFRIIRSLLRKGLHLSERMQNDYDRIQIADLMEETFPKDAGLGKLIGFCQENKDLKHLVEDLKAEKAKVEKQKKRKKTTAGEGKQGEPSGSHTLSSSNAPSSEEKQTAETESGKKRKLTQEQTQLLEPPGSNTQKDEGCLQTSQKPPTSSSNSSNKKQKTTNTKKQSTLKTDDSQTKHQLLGLSATSNSSAAWEGQTLLGLAATASSSFHTPQTPPETCDSLKTSQDSPSPPCQSFPISPVSDSSIHLNSPVTLTLSNDVQTPYVPSATASNNVWVPSVPSERMSSSLSAPQMSPVSGSISAQNLHLLTTAAFNSMQILHNPQTVASRSAQTPRVPATLKSKAQVIKTPLAAASSSVQVPHALPGAVSRNVSTTQVPQRTTGSSIQTLNPARVNVPRNAQVPGPLATVPAYFLTSLPSPATASSSVQVLPLTTSNSLPDPRVPRPIATSRIQTTQMHPAAVSSFIQAPHAPPLTVSRSVCPTQVPQGAASSTGQTLPCPKVKAPTCALAPQMPSATTSESLLAQCTSLPKASQSLLAPMGSPATTSSSSCRTPRMGNIPKEPAKKEGYHREPKEVMVLKVTEPFTYDLINDKRMFHATVATENEFFRVKIFDPVLKNKFIPNKIIVISNYFGSNGFLEIHEASCVSDVDMNRTMAISKTLRKRANATPKIRDLFSQAQGTYVNGEFVVYKKTERNSCICYGIEDDTGIMEVEVNGKLTSIKCEPGQKLRLVCFELSSSENKWQLKSVEHSNMQVVNVRKKVPQA